One genomic region from Pyrinomonadaceae bacterium encodes:
- a CDS encoding bifunctional homocysteine S-methyltransferase/methylenetetrahydrofolate reductase, whose amino-acid sequence MLNFRDLLESDGIHVFDGAMGTMLYSKGIYINRSYDELNLAAPDLVREVHAEYIRAGADIIETNTFGANVNKLQPYGLEGNAREINIRAARLAREAAGNRVYVAGAVGPLGLRIEPYGPTSFEEAKTMFAEQVSALLEGGVDLFVLETFSDISELQQAIRAVRELCDLPIVAQVTIQLDGNTVFGTTADVFTSRIDQWGADVIGLNCGVGPAIVLGAIEKMRTFTERKLSAQPNAGLPRDVGGRQIYMCSPEYMAEYSRRIAQSGAKFIGGCCGTTPAHIKLMADALRMLNPRTQKSVIPDIAKVSVNDLTPADVTVVPAEERSNWARKIATGEFVTTVEVLPPKGCNPWKTLDSIRLLKDAGVDGVNIPDGPRAQTRMGAMATALMVQKEIGMEAVLHYCCRDRNLLGMMSDLLGAAAMGLRNLLLITGDPPKMGPYPDATAVFDIDAIGLTNMVNKLNHGLDIGNNPIGEPTAFSIGVGVNPGAVNMEEEMRRFEWKIEAGAEYAITQPVFDTAQLREFLKNIEHCRIPIVAGIWPLVSYRNAEFLHNEVPGVHVTPEIMERMRAASAISKEAGRDEGLKIARESLLEVREFIQGAQVSAPFGNVKYALEVFEVLPEFSAHKVAAP is encoded by the coding sequence ATGCTTAACTTCCGAGACCTGCTCGAATCCGACGGCATCCACGTCTTCGACGGCGCGATGGGAACGATGCTCTATTCCAAGGGCATCTACATCAATCGTTCCTACGACGAACTAAATCTGGCCGCACCCGACCTCGTCCGCGAGGTGCACGCCGAATACATTCGGGCGGGGGCCGACATTATCGAGACGAACACGTTCGGCGCCAACGTCAACAAACTTCAGCCTTACGGACTGGAAGGTAACGCCCGCGAAATCAACATTAGAGCTGCACGTCTGGCCCGCGAAGCCGCCGGCAATCGCGTCTACGTCGCCGGCGCGGTCGGCCCGCTGGGCTTGCGCATCGAGCCCTACGGCCCTACCTCATTCGAAGAAGCGAAGACGATGTTCGCGGAACAGGTTTCGGCGCTGCTCGAAGGCGGCGTTGATCTGTTTGTCCTCGAAACGTTTTCGGACATTTCAGAGCTGCAGCAAGCGATTCGCGCAGTCCGCGAGTTGTGCGATTTGCCAATCGTCGCGCAGGTGACGATTCAACTCGACGGCAATACCGTCTTCGGAACCACCGCCGACGTGTTCACTTCGCGAATCGATCAATGGGGCGCGGACGTAATCGGGCTCAATTGCGGCGTCGGTCCGGCGATCGTGCTGGGCGCGATCGAGAAGATGCGCACTTTCACTGAGCGCAAACTCTCCGCGCAACCCAACGCGGGTCTTCCGCGCGACGTTGGCGGCCGGCAGATTTACATGTGCTCGCCTGAGTATATGGCTGAGTACTCGCGCCGCATTGCCCAATCCGGCGCCAAGTTCATCGGGGGCTGTTGTGGCACGACGCCGGCGCACATCAAGCTGATGGCCGACGCGCTGCGCATGCTGAATCCGCGCACACAAAAGTCCGTCATTCCGGATATCGCGAAGGTCAGCGTCAACGACCTGACGCCGGCGGACGTGACTGTTGTGCCGGCCGAGGAGCGTTCGAACTGGGCACGTAAGATCGCGACCGGTGAGTTCGTCACCACGGTTGAAGTGCTGCCGCCGAAAGGCTGCAATCCGTGGAAGACTTTGGATTCGATTCGGCTGTTAAAGGACGCCGGCGTCGACGGCGTAAACATTCCGGACGGGCCCCGCGCGCAAACGCGCATGGGCGCAATGGCCACGGCGCTCATGGTGCAGAAGGAAATCGGCATGGAGGCAGTGCTGCACTACTGCTGTCGCGATCGAAACTTGCTCGGGATGATGTCCGACTTGCTCGGCGCGGCAGCGATGGGCTTGCGGAATCTGCTTCTGATCACAGGCGATCCGCCGAAGATGGGACCTTATCCTGACGCGACGGCGGTCTTCGACATCGACGCGATCGGCTTGACGAACATGGTGAACAAGCTGAATCACGGCCTGGACATCGGTAACAATCCGATTGGCGAGCCCACCGCGTTCTCAATTGGGGTTGGAGTGAATCCGGGCGCGGTGAATATGGAAGAAGAGATGCGCCGCTTTGAATGGAAGATTGAGGCGGGCGCTGAATACGCCATCACGCAGCCAGTGTTCGACACGGCGCAGCTGCGCGAGTTTCTGAAGAACATCGAACACTGCCGCATTCCGATTGTCGCCGGTATCTGGCCGCTGGTTTCCTATCGCAATGCCGAGTTCCTGCACAACGAGGTGCCGGGCGTGCACGTTACTCCCGAAATCATGGAACGCATGCGCGCGGCGTCGGCCATCAGCAAAGAAGCCGGACGCGACGAAGGCCTGAAGATCGCGCGCGAGTCACTTCTGGAAGTCCGCGAGTTCATTCAAGGCGCGCAGGTGTCCGCACCGTTCGGAAATGTGAAGTACGCGCTGGAAGTGTTTGAGGTGCTGCCGGAATTTTCCGCACACAAAGTGGCAGCTCCGTAG
- a CDS encoding amidohydrolase, with protein sequence MRRAFMFAVCALLSSYSAITVWCRKPAAADLILYNGVIWTVDDTNSTAQAVAIRDGKYVAVGLNKDAFRYRGQRTQVIDLRGRFVTPGFNDNHVHFASAAQFLEFNIMAVSTQDQFVARVKDVTTALPKGEWIVGGFWGAYDQWTVGSAGSQKREPFAPDMKLIESLTAGYPMFIRKFDDSQFAANRAALRAAGIDPENPSAPDVEFLKDGQGRFTGHMRGKGVTRLFASAVPRTFSRARRIQQTKNALAEISKFGVTNVSDMSDDTQLDIYRELHSRGELTVRVHFRPGLDRWKEMSEKGIKVGAGDEWIRLGALKGHIDGIMGTSSARFFHPYSNNPNNRGRWRPLMVNDKGDFVEGKFLGHMLDADKAGLQLTVHAIGDEANSVLLDYLEELDRRNGKRDRRFRLVHAQVLAAKDFKRLGPLRIVAEVQPFHLSDDMRWMEERIGAERSKGAYAFKSIQASGAVLSFGTDWPGTSASEYPINPMLGLYAAVTRQTTNGKPDAGWFPDERISIQDAIRAYTYNTAYANFEETIKGSIEVGKLADLTVLSRNLLRIPPKDILTTEVVYTIVNGRIVYQRRAQ encoded by the coding sequence ATGAGACGAGCCTTCATGTTCGCGGTTTGCGCGCTGCTTAGCTCTTATTCGGCCATCACGGTTTGGTGTCGGAAGCCCGCCGCCGCTGATCTCATTCTATACAACGGTGTAATTTGGACGGTCGACGATACGAACTCGACGGCGCAGGCGGTCGCTATTCGTGACGGTAAGTATGTCGCCGTCGGTTTGAACAAAGACGCGTTCAGGTATCGTGGCCAGCGGACCCAGGTCATCGATTTGCGCGGACGGTTTGTTACACCTGGCTTTAACGACAATCACGTTCACTTCGCTTCGGCGGCACAATTTCTCGAATTCAATATCATGGCGGTCTCGACGCAGGACCAGTTTGTCGCGCGCGTCAAAGACGTGACCACGGCTTTGCCCAAAGGCGAGTGGATCGTCGGTGGTTTCTGGGGCGCCTACGATCAATGGACGGTGGGCAGCGCCGGCAGTCAGAAGCGCGAACCGTTTGCGCCTGACATGAAATTGATCGAAAGCCTCACCGCCGGCTATCCAATGTTCATTCGCAAGTTTGATGACAGTCAGTTCGCCGCGAATCGTGCTGCCTTACGTGCCGCCGGAATTGATCCGGAAAATCCGAGCGCGCCGGACGTCGAGTTTCTGAAAGATGGACAAGGCCGCTTCACCGGACACATGCGCGGAAAAGGCGTCACGCGCCTTTTTGCTTCGGCTGTCCCGCGGACATTCTCGCGCGCCCGCAGGATTCAGCAAACTAAGAACGCGCTCGCTGAGATTTCTAAGTTTGGAGTCACGAACGTCAGCGACATGTCTGATGACACACAGCTCGATATCTATCGCGAGCTGCACAGCAGGGGCGAGCTGACCGTCCGCGTGCATTTTCGCCCCGGCCTCGATCGTTGGAAAGAAATGTCAGAGAAGGGAATCAAGGTAGGTGCAGGCGATGAATGGATTCGGCTCGGCGCTTTGAAGGGCCACATCGACGGGATTATGGGAACCAGTTCGGCGCGCTTCTTTCACCCTTACTCGAACAATCCCAACAACCGCGGACGCTGGCGGCCTTTGATGGTGAACGACAAAGGGGATTTCGTTGAAGGCAAGTTTCTTGGCCACATGCTCGACGCGGACAAAGCCGGTTTGCAGCTCACCGTGCACGCGATTGGGGACGAGGCGAACAGTGTGCTGCTCGACTATCTCGAAGAGCTTGATCGCCGCAATGGGAAGCGTGATCGGCGGTTTCGATTAGTGCACGCGCAGGTACTGGCGGCAAAGGATTTCAAACGTCTCGGTCCGCTCAGAATCGTTGCTGAAGTTCAGCCATTCCATCTCAGTGACGATATGCGTTGGATGGAAGAACGCATCGGCGCTGAGCGAAGCAAGGGTGCCTATGCTTTCAAGAGCATTCAGGCCAGCGGCGCGGTTTTGAGTTTCGGCACAGACTGGCCGGGAACTTCAGCGTCTGAATATCCGATCAATCCGATGCTTGGGCTATATGCCGCGGTCACTCGCCAAACGACAAACGGCAAACCCGATGCAGGTTGGTTTCCAGATGAGCGCATAAGTATTCAGGACGCGATTCGCGCCTACACCTACAATACGGCTTACGCGAACTTTGAAGAGACGATCAAAGGATCCATTGAAGTCGGCAAGTTGGCGGATCTTACAGTGCTCTCAAGAAATCTGTTGCGAATTCCGCCGAAGGACATACTCACGACTGAAGTTGTTTACACGATCGTGAATGGCCGGATCGTGTACCAGCGGCGAGCGCAGTAG